From the Methanooceanicella nereidis genome, one window contains:
- a CDS encoding energy-coupling factor ABC transporter ATP-binding protein, with protein MSSILETKNVAFSYENGEDVLKEVSSGIPEGKKTVILGPNGSGKSTLMLHYNGVLKPKKGSVSFRREPLRYDRKGLTSLRQNVCLMFQNPDDQIFAATVEEDVAFGPLNLGLSRDEIEMRVYEALETVDLIKYRERPTQQLSFGQRKRVALAGALAMNPEVLMMDEPTAGLDAQMVHEMMELSEELNHKGKTIVICTHDVEMAYEWADDVILMYEGGVLYNGDIDGLLEREELLHRSRLKYPTIYKLNRQMHIRTGEHELPRPQSLPECCQKFFKSENIAPGNFYIAYVDDPGFDASIIKAFKKHNMGVFGVNAKRTSRSMGLDIHHYFYAIDQGLIKASVGEDYLLLTESSVKGLVKSRIDRFMMNYCSDIQIIPPDDISRRQHV; from the coding sequence ATGTCTTCCATCCTTGAAACAAAAAACGTGGCCTTTTCCTACGAGAACGGAGAAGACGTGCTCAAAGAAGTATCCTCGGGAATTCCTGAAGGTAAAAAGACCGTGATACTAGGCCCCAACGGATCGGGAAAAAGCACGCTGATGCTGCATTACAACGGCGTCCTGAAGCCGAAGAAGGGCAGCGTGTCTTTCAGGCGCGAGCCATTAAGATATGATCGTAAGGGCCTGACATCTTTACGACAGAATGTTTGTCTGATGTTCCAGAACCCTGACGACCAGATATTCGCCGCAACGGTGGAAGAGGACGTGGCATTCGGTCCATTGAACCTCGGATTATCCAGAGATGAGATCGAAATGCGTGTCTATGAGGCGCTGGAAACGGTCGATTTGATAAAATACCGGGAAAGGCCAACACAGCAGCTTTCTTTCGGGCAGAGGAAACGAGTGGCGCTTGCCGGCGCTCTGGCCATGAACCCCGAAGTGCTGATGATGGACGAGCCTACAGCAGGCCTTGACGCTCAGATGGTACATGAGATGATGGAACTCTCGGAAGAATTGAACCATAAAGGAAAGACGATAGTCATATGCACTCATGATGTCGAGATGGCATACGAGTGGGCAGACGATGTGATACTGATGTACGAGGGCGGCGTCCTGTATAACGGTGATATTGACGGCCTGCTGGAGCGGGAAGAACTGCTTCATCGAAGCAGGCTAAAATACCCGACGATCTATAAGCTTAACAGGCAAATGCATATCCGTACGGGAGAGCATGAGTTGCCGAGGCCTCAGTCTTTGCCGGAATGCTGTCAAAAATTTTTTAAGTCCGAAAACATAGCGCCGGGAAATTTTTATATAGCATATGTTGACGATCCCGGCTTTGACGCCAGCATTATCAAGGCTTTTAAAAAACACAACATGGGCGTATTCGGAGTTAATGCAAAAAGAACGTCAAGGTCGATGGGACTGGATATCCATCATTATTTTTATGCCATAGACCAGGGCCTGATAAAGGCCAGTGTCGGGGAAGACTACCTGTTATTGACCGAATCATCGGTCAAAGGCCTTGTTAAGAGCAGGATAGACAGGTTCATGATGAACTATTGCAGCGATATACAGATCATACCCCCGGATGATATTAGTCGCAGACAACATGTATGA
- a CDS encoding metal ABC transporter ATP-binding protein, whose product MELIELTDIYTAYEGGDKPVIKGLSLDVKKGEYVLIGGPNGAGKTTLLESINGMVKITHGGAKVCGIDVNKAGNEVRKKVGYVIQNFYFDPFTPFTAGQVVMMGRYGRMGFFRWPKKEDYQAVEKAIRLLGIEDLVNKPIGTLSGGQQQKVMIAQNVAKEPDIMLLDEPFSNLDFHAREFITKVLEDLSGKGMPVIMVSHAFDDLPDRKIRMVIMNEGKISYDDTCDSNEVEGIVRKASRVN is encoded by the coding sequence TTGGAACTAATTGAGCTTACAGACATCTATACCGCATATGAGGGAGGGGATAAGCCTGTCATCAAGGGCCTTTCTCTTGACGTTAAGAAAGGGGAGTACGTCCTGATAGGCGGACCTAACGGGGCCGGAAAGACGACTTTACTGGAATCCATCAACGGCATGGTAAAAATAACTCACGGCGGCGCAAAGGTATGCGGAATTGACGTCAACAAGGCCGGGAACGAGGTAAGGAAAAAGGTCGGCTATGTGATACAGAATTTTTACTTCGATCCTTTTACTCCATTCACGGCCGGACAGGTCGTGATGATGGGCAGATACGGCAGGATGGGGTTTTTCCGGTGGCCGAAAAAAGAAGACTATCAGGCAGTTGAAAAGGCTATACGCCTGCTTGGCATCGAGGATCTTGTGAACAAGCCTATCGGCACGCTGAGCGGAGGGCAGCAGCAGAAGGTAATGATAGCCCAGAACGTGGCGAAAGAGCCGGATATAATGCTGCTGGATGAGCCGTTCAGCAACCTGGATTTTCACGCAAGGGAATTTATCACGAAAGTCCTCGAGGATCTTTCCGGAAAAGGAATGCCTGTGATAATGGTCTCCCATGCGTTTGACGATCTTCCTGACAGAAAGATCAGGATGGTCATCATGAACGAAGGAAAAATATCTTATGACGACACATGTGACTCGAACGAAGTAGAGGGAATTGTACGAAAGGCATCAAGGGTGAACTGA
- a CDS encoding metal ABC transporter permease: MFEFFISNNIVCHAVEAMVFASISCSILGVIISRMNISSIGFTMSHAAFAGAALGLFLGTNATLVAILFSIAIALLIGPVSDKTKMSTDTTLGVMFAMTMAIAIFFISYMQYIGKGFSASGLLFGDVISLYREEIYSIAVISALTIFFILLFYKEILALMFNMKIAMASGIRTKLLFYAVLFIIAVSIALNIQIVGGLLIYVWLVVPAAIAYQFCYNVRNMFIVAPLVAVVVSIIGVWAGFEYTLPIGPLTAVIFTVVFAISVILSPKRRITSNKF; the protein is encoded by the coding sequence TTGTTCGAGTTTTTCATATCCAATAACATAGTATGCCATGCGGTCGAAGCCATGGTGTTCGCATCGATATCGTGCAGCATACTGGGCGTAATAATATCCAGGATGAATATTTCCTCTATAGGCTTTACCATGTCCCATGCCGCCTTCGCAGGAGCAGCGCTGGGATTGTTCCTGGGGACGAACGCCACTCTCGTAGCGATACTTTTCAGCATAGCGATAGCGTTGCTGATAGGGCCGGTCAGCGATAAGACGAAGATGTCGACCGATACGACTCTGGGCGTGATGTTCGCCATGACGATGGCCATTGCGATATTTTTCATATCATACATGCAATACATCGGAAAAGGCTTCAGCGCGAGCGGCCTGCTCTTCGGCGATGTCATATCGCTTTACCGTGAGGAAATATACAGTATCGCCGTCATATCCGCTCTTACTATCTTTTTCATACTGCTGTTCTATAAGGAAATACTGGCGCTCATGTTTAACATGAAGATAGCGATGGCGTCCGGTATCAGGACGAAGCTGTTATTCTATGCCGTACTTTTCATCATCGCGGTGTCGATCGCCCTGAACATCCAGATAGTGGGCGGGCTTTTAATATATGTATGGCTTGTCGTTCCCGCAGCCATAGCATATCAGTTCTGCTATAACGTCAGGAATATGTTCATCGTAGCGCCTCTGGTGGCTGTCGTAGTAAGCATTATCGGGGTGTGGGCCGGTTTTGAATATACGCTTCCAATAGGGCCCCTTACCGCTGTGATATTTACTGTGGTATTTGCCATTTCTGTAATACTATCTCCAAAACGAAGGATAACAAGTAATAAATTTTAA
- a CDS encoding metal ABC transporter substrate-binding protein yields MSAKRLLIISIMSILLMALPACAESSGKLDIVSTTSVLWDPVAQIGGDKVNVIYISNPAICPHMQSDVIQNNLQLNKDFISKADMFVANNGSIDKEYVMPYVADFMKSNGFGEVKWYTLKDPSMTWNKPENAKKLAAEVKGWLAEKDPDNAAYYEENYNEYVKKIDAAEPTEQEKGLLGQQNVIVMLWQQDAVQNWLGINVVNIFAPEFAMNGTKTPAKLVDDIKANPDKYKDVKFIIENMQSGELAKGVEEALKDEGINVKRVVFTNYPRSVEGVESIPDLLKYNKDLILENAAEPTNTVTPTQTPVGMIAVIAGMLIGTVLVLYRSRNN; encoded by the coding sequence ATGTCAGCTAAACGATTGCTTATCATTAGTATTATGTCCATTTTATTGATGGCCTTACCGGCATGTGCGGAATCATCCGGGAAGTTAGACATCGTATCGACAACAAGCGTTCTCTGGGACCCTGTAGCCCAGATCGGCGGAGATAAGGTAAATGTCATTTACATTTCTAACCCGGCCATATGCCCGCACATGCAGTCCGACGTCATACAGAACAACTTACAGTTAAACAAGGACTTCATTAGCAAGGCGGACATGTTCGTGGCGAATAACGGCTCTATAGACAAGGAGTATGTAATGCCGTATGTCGCGGACTTCATGAAATCGAACGGCTTCGGCGAGGTCAAGTGGTATACTCTGAAAGACCCTTCAATGACCTGGAACAAGCCTGAGAACGCAAAGAAGCTTGCCGCCGAAGTGAAAGGATGGCTCGCGGAAAAGGACCCGGATAACGCGGCATACTACGAGGAAAACTATAACGAGTATGTGAAAAAGATCGACGCTGCCGAACCCACAGAGCAGGAAAAGGGGCTGCTGGGCCAGCAGAACGTAATAGTGATGTTATGGCAGCAGGACGCTGTCCAGAACTGGCTCGGCATTAATGTCGTGAACATATTTGCACCTGAGTTCGCGATGAACGGCACAAAGACACCTGCAAAGCTCGTCGACGACATAAAGGCGAACCCGGATAAATACAAAGACGTGAAGTTCATCATAGAGAACATGCAGTCCGGAGAGCTTGCTAAAGGCGTTGAAGAGGCCTTGAAGGATGAGGGTATAAACGTAAAGAGAGTCGTATTTACAAATTATCCCCGGTCAGTAGAGGGTGTTGAGTCCATACCCGACCTGCTAAAATACAACAAGGACCTGATACTGGAGAACGCTGCGGAGCCTACAAACACTGTAACCCCCACACAGACACCTGTAGGTATGATCGCAGTTATCGCAGGGATGCTGATCGGCACGGTCCTTGTACTTTACCGGTCGAGGAACAATTAA
- the gpmA gene encoding 2,3-diphosphoglycerate-dependent phosphoglycerate mutase → MAARNKLVLLRHGESLWNKENRFTGWTDVDLSEKGVKEAGDAGLVLKKEGYVFDIAYTSYLKRAIRTLWIVMEETDLMWIPVKKSWMLNERHYGALQGLNKAETAKKYGDEQVFIWRRSYDVRPPSLEPDDPRYPGNDPRYGALKKDEIPLTESLKDTCERAVPYWTSNIVPDISSGKKVLVVAHGNSLRALVKHIDGISDDEIPKLNIPTGVPLVYEFDAEMRPVEHYYIRD, encoded by the coding sequence ATGGCTGCCAGGAATAAATTGGTCCTCTTAAGGCACGGTGAAAGCCTGTGGAATAAGGAGAACAGGTTTACAGGATGGACGGACGTCGACCTCAGCGAGAAAGGAGTGAAAGAGGCCGGGGATGCCGGGCTCGTCTTAAAAAAAGAAGGCTACGTTTTTGACATCGCATATACATCATACTTGAAAAGGGCTATAAGAACACTGTGGATCGTCATGGAAGAGACGGACCTGATGTGGATCCCGGTGAAAAAGTCATGGATGCTTAACGAAAGGCATTATGGCGCCCTGCAGGGATTGAACAAAGCGGAAACGGCGAAGAAGTACGGTGATGAGCAGGTCTTTATCTGGAGAAGAAGCTATGATGTGAGGCCGCCGTCCCTTGAGCCCGATGATCCGCGCTATCCCGGGAATGACCCGAGATATGGCGCTTTAAAAAAGGATGAGATCCCGCTGACTGAATCGTTAAAGGATACCTGTGAGCGCGCGGTGCCTTACTGGACATCGAATATTGTCCCGGACATAAGTTCAGGTAAAAAAGTGCTGGTCGTAGCCCACGGAAATAGCCTTCGTGCCCTTGTAAAACATATAGACGGCATCTCTGACGACGAGATACCAAAGTTGAATATACCCACAGGAGTCCCCCTTGTGTATGAGTTCGATGCTGAAATGAGGCCGGTAGAACATTACTATATCAGGGACTGA
- a CDS encoding nucleoside 2-deoxyribosyltransferase — MRLFLAGPFFTEEEAGRLDKVKTALEKLGYEVYSTSHRNNRINLNSAVEKTIRFRLLCEEISKSDGVFAVLDGKDAGTIWEMGYAFAIGKPVIAFIERDPYFSLMIDRSSAYLVGFENITEKIADHLKNDIDQTPKLGIYTIDDY; from the coding sequence ATGAGATTATTTCTCGCAGGCCCGTTCTTCACTGAGGAAGAGGCCGGACGACTTGATAAAGTAAAAACAGCCCTGGAAAAGCTGGGATATGAGGTATACAGCACATCACATCGCAATAACCGCATAAACCTGAACAGCGCGGTCGAGAAAACCATCCGGTTCAGGCTCCTGTGCGAAGAGATATCGAAAAGTGACGGTGTATTTGCCGTGCTGGACGGAAAAGATGCCGGCACCATATGGGAAATGGGATACGCCTTTGCGATAGGGAAGCCGGTCATTGCGTTCATCGAAAGGGATCCGTATTTCTCGCTCATGATAGACAGGTCATCCGCCTATTTGGTCGGATTTGAGAATATCACGGAAAAGATAGCGGATCATTTAAAGAACGATATAGACCAGACCCCGAAATTAGGGATCTATACTATAGACGATTATTGA
- a CDS encoding formylmethanofuran dehydrogenase subunit E family protein, with protein sequence MHDMPGCIYNNLEKDYSIEDLAAFHGHLGPYIVLGYRMGKYAKRYFCNDPFHMNANVHCNGVPPQSCLVDGVQIGSGCTLGKRNIEITVSDSIKCEFVSDDKKVVLTPKPIKFPPRDAEDYFKKIEALAVQMYNMDDVDLFEAGKN encoded by the coding sequence ATGCACGATATGCCAGGATGTATTTACAATAATTTAGAAAAAGATTATTCAATAGAGGACCTTGCAGCATTTCACGGGCATCTGGGCCCATACATAGTTTTAGGCTACAGGATGGGCAAGTATGCTAAAAGATATTTCTGTAACGACCCGTTCCACATGAACGCTAACGTCCACTGTAACGGTGTTCCGCCGCAGTCATGCCTGGTCGACGGCGTCCAGATAGGCAGCGGATGTACCCTTGGAAAAAGAAACATCGAGATAACTGTCAGCGATAGTATAAAATGCGAATTCGTCTCGGACGATAAAAAGGTAGTTCTGACTCCGAAGCCGATCAAGTTCCCGCCACGCGACGCAGAAGACTATTTTAAGAAGATAGAGGCACTTGCCGTCCAGATGTATAACATGGACGACGTCGACCTTTTCGAAGCAGGAAAAAATTGA
- the mgtE gene encoding magnesium transporter produces the protein MIQEEFERLMEEKKWGELREFLNSLEWTDLKDLFSSMKSSDLVPAFRLLHKDDALELFESLEVDRQAELINLMSDPETIKLVESLDPDDRARLFEELPAKVTKQLLRNLSPEARESVNLLLGYPEGSAGRIMTSRYLSAKANRTAGQILSSLYATPLRPDEMQVIFVIDSGRFYKGYVTLGSLIKAKPDITMGELAEEPDVFVSTFDPRTEAAKIVNEYDLPAIAVVDSEGRMVGSVTFDDVLDVVEEEATEDFQKLGSVGVIKTSVKGASSWLLYQKRVPWLLFLVLMSIISGAEMSYFEGTIQEVVALLFFLPLLIGSGGNAGSQSATLMVRSLATGDVTIKDWLKLLTKEITVSLAIGITLAFAVVAIGLAKGGAEVALVAAFSMVMVVLLGSLIGMSLPFLLTRLNLDPATSSTPLVTSVADIVGVLIYLSIATWYFGI, from the coding sequence ATGATCCAGGAAGAATTCGAAAGGTTAATGGAAGAAAAAAAGTGGGGAGAGCTAAGAGAATTTTTAAACAGCCTTGAGTGGACGGACCTTAAGGATCTATTCTCGAGTATGAAAAGCTCCGACCTTGTCCCTGCTTTCCGCCTGCTTCACAAGGATGATGCCCTGGAGCTGTTTGAGAGCCTCGAGGTCGACAGGCAGGCAGAGCTTATCAACCTGATGAGCGACCCGGAGACCATCAAGCTCGTAGAAAGCCTGGACCCGGATGACAGGGCAAGGCTTTTCGAGGAGCTGCCGGCAAAGGTGACGAAGCAGCTTCTCAGGAACCTGAGCCCGGAGGCCAGGGAATCTGTGAATCTTTTACTGGGGTATCCGGAAGGCAGCGCCGGAAGGATCATGACCTCCAGGTACCTGTCGGCTAAGGCCAACAGGACCGCCGGCCAGATACTTTCAAGCCTTTATGCGACACCGCTGAGGCCTGACGAGATGCAGGTGATATTCGTTATAGACAGCGGACGCTTCTATAAGGGATACGTGACTCTGGGAAGCCTGATAAAGGCAAAGCCCGACATCACAATGGGCGAACTGGCCGAGGAGCCGGACGTATTCGTTTCCACTTTCGACCCGAGGACAGAGGCTGCTAAGATAGTTAATGAGTATGATCTTCCTGCGATAGCCGTGGTCGACAGCGAGGGGCGCATGGTCGGCTCGGTGACTTTCGACGATGTCCTCGATGTGGTCGAGGAGGAAGCCACCGAAGACTTCCAGAAATTGGGTTCGGTGGGAGTCATAAAGACCAGCGTTAAAGGCGCAAGCTCATGGCTTCTATACCAGAAGCGTGTCCCGTGGCTGTTATTCCTTGTCCTGATGAGCATCATATCCGGGGCTGAAATGTCCTATTTCGAGGGCACCATACAGGAAGTGGTCGCCCTGTTATTCTTCCTGCCGCTTTTAATAGGCAGCGGCGGCAATGCCGGTTCCCAGTCTGCCACCCTGATGGTCCGTTCCCTGGCGACGGGTGACGTAACCATAAAGGACTGGCTGAAACTTCTCACAAAAGAGATCACTGTCTCGCTCGCAATAGGCATTACTCTCGCCTTTGCGGTCGTAGCAATAGGTCTTGCCAAGGGCGGAGCCGAAGTTGCGCTTGTCGCAGCCTTTTCCATGGTCATGGTCGTGCTTCTCGGGTCTTTGATAGGTATGTCTCTCCCGTTCCTGCTGACCAGGCTGAACCTGGACCCGGCCACGTCGAGCACGCCTCTTGTGACCTCAGTGGCGGACATCGTGGGCGTATTGATATATCTATCGATAGCGACATGGTACTTCGGGATATGA
- a CDS encoding energy-coupling factor ABC transporter substrate-binding protein, producing the protein MSGEAKKSKLGLYLLGIIALIILFTVPFIISPGAEFGGADDGAGEVIVEMSPGYEPWFNSFWEPPGETESMLFALQAAIGAIIIGYVIGYLRGSSAQ; encoded by the coding sequence GTGAGCGGCGAGGCTAAAAAAAGCAAACTTGGACTATATTTACTTGGCATCATAGCTCTTATCATATTATTTACAGTACCGTTCATCATCAGCCCGGGAGCCGAATTCGGAGGAGCTGATGATGGGGCAGGAGAGGTCATAGTGGAGATGTCTCCCGGATATGAGCCGTGGTTCAATTCATTCTGGGAACCGCCCGGAGAGACAGAATCGATGCTGTTCGCCTTACAGGCGGCCATAGGAGCTATAATCATAGGATACGTCATCGGTTACCTCAGAGGCAGTTCTGCGCAATGA
- a CDS encoding metal ABC transporter permease has protein sequence MIDLLQYGFIRNAIIAALLTSIACGIIGVYVVSKRIVFISGGISHASFGGIGLGYFLGINPVWGLLPFSIVSAFIMYFVSRKAKTSEDTAIGILWSLGMALGIILIYLTPGYAPDLMTYLFGNILMVPLNDILLMFALDLIILLAVFLFYKEFIALCFDEEYATISGVNSERLYLLLLCLIAITVVITIKIVGIILVIALLTIPAAISRKFTADMKKMMILSTVIGAIFSLCGLWLSYIFDLPSGATIILTLAAVYLVSSFARDIGVTLAAIKSRI, from the coding sequence ATGATAGATCTTTTACAGTATGGTTTCATCAGGAACGCGATCATCGCCGCTCTCCTGACGAGTATCGCCTGCGGCATTATCGGCGTCTACGTCGTATCAAAGAGGATCGTATTCATTAGCGGAGGCATTTCACACGCGTCCTTCGGAGGCATAGGGCTCGGATACTTTTTAGGAATAAACCCTGTATGGGGGCTTCTGCCGTTCAGTATCGTATCCGCGTTCATAATGTACTTCGTAAGCAGGAAGGCGAAGACATCCGAGGATACCGCCATAGGCATACTATGGTCTCTTGGCATGGCCCTGGGAATAATATTAATTTACCTGACACCGGGATACGCACCCGATCTCATGACATACCTGTTCGGTAACATCCTGATGGTGCCGCTTAACGATATCCTCCTTATGTTCGCGCTTGACCTCATAATCCTGCTCGCTGTTTTTCTTTTCTATAAAGAGTTCATCGCACTATGTTTCGATGAAGAGTATGCGACGATATCGGGCGTAAATTCGGAGAGGCTTTATCTTCTGCTTCTTTGCCTCATCGCCATCACGGTGGTCATCACGATCAAGATAGTCGGGATCATCCTTGTCATAGCGCTATTGACGATACCCGCAGCGATCAGCCGCAAGTTCACCGCGGACATGAAAAAGATGATGATACTGTCGACGGTCATCGGTGCGATATTCAGCCTGTGCGGCCTGTGGCTATCCTATATCTTCGACCTTCCGTCGGGGGCGACCATAATCCTGACGCTGGCGGCCGTATACCTGGTCTCTTCATTTGCCAGGGACATCGGAGTGACGCTGGCTGCTATAAAAAGCAGGATATAA
- the cbiQ gene encoding cobalt ECF transporter T component CbiQ has protein sequence MGHVTGIDSLAYNSRALYWPPAGKLLLSVCLLVGSLSSYNLYGPAIVLGVGLFLFLYSVKGNLPSFILLLIAAVMAFNAVGVIIIAATQAGSPVFSISLPFIVINISQEGLDLAALVFLRSFAGLFVVLFFASSTPIPHIFNSLKKMGLPDYIAEITVLVYRYSFMILEQSEQMVNAAGCRLGFSGWWNYMRTTGTLTANLFIRSLEFAERSQNALQSRNFTGSFPVFREPKRITTVWIFLSLAVFASVYLIGNIR, from the coding sequence ATGGGACATGTAACAGGGATTGACTCTCTCGCATATAATAGCAGGGCGCTATACTGGCCGCCGGCAGGAAAGCTACTATTAAGTGTCTGCCTGCTGGTGGGCTCGTTATCCTCCTATAATCTGTACGGGCCCGCTATTGTACTGGGAGTCGGCCTTTTTCTTTTTTTATACTCCGTTAAGGGGAACCTGCCTTCTTTCATACTTTTATTGATCGCGGCGGTAATGGCCTTTAACGCGGTCGGGGTGATAATAATCGCAGCGACACAGGCAGGATCCCCCGTATTCAGCATATCGCTGCCATTCATTGTCATTAATATCTCACAAGAAGGCCTGGACCTTGCAGCCCTTGTGTTTTTAAGGTCCTTCGCCGGGCTGTTCGTGGTGCTATTTTTTGCCTCCTCCACGCCCATACCGCACATATTCAACTCTCTGAAGAAGATGGGGCTTCCGGATTACATCGCCGAGATCACGGTGCTCGTTTACCGCTACTCGTTCATGATACTCGAGCAGTCCGAACAGATGGTCAACGCTGCCGGATGCCGTTTGGGGTTTTCGGGATGGTGGAACTACATGAGGACCACCGGAACGCTCACTGCCAACCTTTTCATACGCTCTTTAGAGTTTGCCGAAAGGTCACAGAACGCCCTGCAGAGCCGTAACTTTACCGGGTCTTTCCCTGTTTTCAGAGAGCCAAAAAGAATAACAACGGTCTGGATATTTTTGTCACTGGCAGTATTTGCTTCCGTTTATCTGATAGGAAACATTCGGTGA
- a CDS encoding metal ABC transporter ATP-binding protein — protein MCADVVELKDVWVYYDDIPVLENVNLAVHEHDFLGIIGPNGGGKTTLLKVILGLIKPSKGTVSIMGNSPDHSRKYIGYVPQHKQFDRDFPIKVWDVVMMGRLSHTGLFKNYSEEDKKATKEALERVEMLEFKDRQIGKLSGGQRQRVYIARALAGNPKLFLLDEPMTGVDSAVQEELYELLTELNKKAAIIMVSHDISAVSVHVNKLACLNHKLYYHDTKELIREELEEAYHCPVEFIAHGVPHRVLREHKDDRK, from the coding sequence ATGTGCGCGGATGTGGTCGAGCTAAAGGATGTCTGGGTATACTATGATGACATACCCGTCCTGGAGAATGTGAACCTCGCGGTCCACGAGCATGATTTTTTAGGTATCATAGGCCCTAACGGGGGCGGTAAGACCACGCTGTTGAAGGTGATACTAGGGCTCATCAAGCCTTCAAAAGGCACCGTAAGCATCATGGGGAATAGCCCGGACCATTCCCGTAAGTACATCGGATATGTCCCGCAGCACAAACAGTTCGACAGGGACTTTCCGATAAAAGTATGGGACGTCGTCATGATGGGGCGTCTCAGCCATACGGGCCTGTTCAAAAACTATAGCGAAGAAGACAAAAAAGCGACGAAAGAGGCCCTTGAGAGGGTCGAAATGCTCGAGTTCAAGGACCGGCAGATAGGAAAGTTATCCGGCGGACAGAGGCAAAGGGTATACATCGCCAGGGCACTTGCCGGGAACCCGAAACTGTTCCTTCTGGACGAGCCCATGACGGGCGTCGATTCAGCCGTGCAGGAAGAGCTTTATGAACTGCTGACAGAGCTAAATAAAAAGGCGGCAATAATCATGGTGTCCCACGATATAAGCGCCGTCTCAGTTCATGTCAATAAGTTAGCATGCCTTAACCATAAGCTGTATTATCACGATACTAAAGAACTCATCAGGGAGGAGCTTGAGGAAGCATATCATTGTCCCGTCGAGTTCATAGCCCACGGGGTGCCTCACAGGGTGCTCAGAGAACATAAGGATGACCGGAAATGA
- a CDS encoding metal ABC transporter solute-binding protein, Zn/Mn family — translation MSNRKTLSLLIIVFMLAAVLSSGCVSGPGSQADGDKLAVVVSILPQAQFVEKIGGDKIKAIVLIPPGAEPHDYEPKASQLAEISNARMYAILGSGIPFETVWLDKIRAVNDKMEIVNTSEGADLISGDPHAWLSPKQAMVMVENIYQALAKLDPENRDYYYNNKESYMNELRSLDSDIESTIRESGKTSFMVFHPAWGYYARDYGLDMMSIEEEGKEPSPSDIEKSIKEAREKGIKVVFVEPQFSQAGAKAIADELGGTVVAVDPLAKDYLQNMRKVTEAFTGA, via the coding sequence TTGTCAAACAGGAAGACATTATCTCTTCTAATAATAGTGTTTATGCTGGCGGCCGTCTTGAGCAGCGGATGTGTGAGCGGGCCGGGAAGCCAGGCAGATGGTGATAAGCTTGCCGTGGTAGTCAGCATACTTCCACAGGCTCAATTTGTCGAGAAGATAGGGGGAGATAAGATAAAGGCCATCGTACTGATCCCTCCCGGAGCGGAGCCGCATGACTATGAGCCCAAAGCGAGCCAGCTTGCCGAGATAAGTAATGCAAGGATGTATGCCATACTGGGCTCGGGGATCCCGTTCGAGACCGTGTGGCTTGACAAGATAAGGGCCGTGAACGATAAAATGGAGATCGTGAACACGTCAGAGGGCGCGGACCTTATTTCGGGCGACCCTCATGCATGGCTGTCCCCTAAGCAGGCTATGGTGATGGTAGAGAATATCTATCAGGCACTGGCAAAACTGGACCCTGAAAACAGGGATTATTATTATAATAACAAAGAATCCTACATGAACGAGCTCAGGTCGCTTGACAGTGATATTGAGTCAACCATACGAGAAAGCGGTAAAACTAGCTTTATGGTGTTCCATCCGGCATGGGGATACTATGCCCGTGACTACGGCCTTGACATGATGTCTATAGAGGAAGAGGGCAAAGAGCCCAGCCCGTCGGACATCGAAAAGAGTATTAAGGAAGCAAGGGAAAAGGGCATAAAAGTCGTTTTCGTCGAGCCTCAGTTCAGCCAGGCCGGCGCGAAGGCTATCGCCGATGAGCTCGGGGGTACTGTCGTGGCCGTAGATCCTCTGGCAAAGGACTATCTACAGAACATGAGAAAAGTGACGGAAGCCTTCACTGGAGCATGA